In one window of Mucilaginibacter auburnensis DNA:
- a CDS encoding Rne/Rng family ribonuclease, with protein sequence MIKELIIDSSPNGATIALLQDKQLVELHKEQISNNYTVGDIYLGRIKKLMPGLNAAFVDVGYEKDAFLHYLDLGPQVQSLLKLTKQVRGGSYKSKLLDGLKLEEDISKGGKISDVLTKNQLVPVQIAKEPISTKGPRLSSDLSIAGRYVVLVPFSDVISISKKIKSNTERTRLRKIVESIKPQNFGVIIRTVSEGKGVIEMQKDLLDLISKWEAFVTRLPAVEPGKKVLGEIGRTSTILRDILNPDFQSIHLNDASLFEEVKSYIRDISPDLESIVKLHKHKDPIFDHFGVDKQIKGAFGKTVNLAGGAYLVIEHTEALHVIDVNSGNRTASKENQEENAFQVNKEAAKEIARQLRLRDMGGIVVIDFIDMHKPTNRKELFDFLRAEMAHDRAKHTILPPSKFGLVQITRQRVRPEMNIVTSEVCPACHGTGTIRPTVLLLDDIENNFNYILLEQNERGITLCVHPYIEAYIKKGIISLQMKWFFKYNQWIKVKSNPSYQMTEFRFFSSKDEEIKL encoded by the coding sequence TTGATAAAAGAATTAATTATCGATTCATCCCCAAACGGGGCTACCATTGCATTATTACAGGATAAACAACTCGTTGAGCTTCACAAAGAACAAATAAGCAACAATTATACTGTTGGCGATATTTATCTCGGGCGCATTAAAAAGCTTATGCCCGGGCTAAATGCCGCTTTTGTCGATGTTGGCTACGAGAAAGATGCTTTTCTGCACTATCTTGACCTTGGTCCGCAGGTGCAAAGCCTGTTAAAACTGACCAAGCAGGTGCGTGGTGGCAGTTACAAATCAAAATTGCTGGATGGCCTTAAGCTGGAAGAAGATATAAGTAAGGGAGGAAAGATCTCTGACGTATTGACCAAAAACCAGCTTGTTCCTGTGCAGATAGCTAAGGAGCCTATATCTACCAAAGGTCCCCGTTTAAGCTCTGATTTGTCTATTGCCGGACGTTACGTAGTGCTGGTGCCTTTTTCTGATGTGATATCCATATCAAAGAAAATAAAAAGCAACACCGAGCGCACGCGTTTGCGCAAGATAGTGGAAAGCATAAAACCTCAAAATTTTGGGGTTATTATCCGCACCGTTTCTGAAGGAAAAGGTGTAATCGAAATGCAAAAAGACCTGCTTGATCTGATATCAAAGTGGGAAGCCTTTGTTACGCGCCTGCCTGCGGTAGAGCCGGGGAAGAAAGTATTGGGCGAAATTGGCCGTACTTCAACAATTTTACGGGATATTTTAAATCCCGATTTTCAAAGTATTCACCTAAACGATGCCAGCTTATTTGAAGAGGTAAAATCGTACATACGCGATATATCTCCTGATCTGGAAAGCATCGTAAAGTTGCATAAACACAAAGACCCGATATTTGACCACTTTGGGGTGGACAAACAAATTAAAGGTGCCTTTGGAAAAACGGTAAACCTGGCGGGCGGTGCCTACCTGGTTATTGAACATACCGAAGCGTTACACGTTATTGATGTTAATAGCGGCAACCGCACAGCAAGCAAAGAAAACCAGGAAGAGAACGCTTTCCAGGTGAATAAAGAGGCTGCTAAAGAAATTGCAAGACAACTGCGCCTGCGCGATATGGGCGGCATTGTGGTGATCGATTTTATTGACATGCACAAGCCAACTAACCGTAAAGAGCTATTTGACTTTTTACGTGCCGAAATGGCGCATGACAGGGCTAAGCACACTATTTTGCCGCCAAGCAAATTCGGACTGGTACAAATTACCCGTCAGCGTGTTAGGCCCGAAATGAATATTGTTACCAGCGAGGTTTGCCCGGCTTGTCATGGTACAGGCACCATAAGGCCAACCGTTTTATTGCTGGACGATATAGAGAACAACTTTAATTATATACTGCTTGAACAAAACGAGCGTGGCATAACTTTATGCGTACACCCGTATATTGAAGCGTATATTAAAAAGGGAATCATCAGCTTACAGATGAAATGGTTCTTTAAATATAACCAGTGGATAAAGGTTAAAAGCAACCCATCTTACCAAATGACGGAGTTCCGTTTCTTCTCATCAAAAGATGAAGAAATAAAGCTTTAG
- a CDS encoding tetratricopeptide repeat protein — MRTKQIAFIAAIVLVMGYLYVQPLKALTKAESSHDTPQNEAAAAPAVKVTVESVSTTAKAAIGGGLSAKITDLEAKLQKATTDAEKTDIQKQLAKSWDDVNQPAPAAFYYMALARKENTFNQWMNAGNRFNDASKMSADTAAAPTFVSNAVEAFQNATKLNPASLDAKTGLGVAYVNGGAGPMQGIALLREVVEKDPNNVAANMNLGLFSMKSGQYDKAVQRFKTLIAIKPDFEAYFYLAESYKQIGKKQEAIAAYQKCKELMPDPTFTQRIDQYIKELQN; from the coding sequence ATGAGAACAAAACAAATAGCATTTATAGCAGCCATTGTGTTAGTTATGGGCTATTTGTATGTTCAGCCTTTAAAAGCCCTGACCAAGGCCGAAAGTAGCCACGATACCCCTCAGAATGAAGCTGCTGCTGCCCCTGCAGTTAAAGTAACCGTTGAAAGTGTTTCTACCACAGCCAAAGCGGCTATTGGCGGAGGGCTTTCTGCAAAGATAACTGATCTGGAAGCCAAACTTCAAAAGGCAACTACCGACGCGGAAAAAACTGATATTCAAAAGCAACTGGCAAAAAGCTGGGATGATGTAAATCAGCCTGCTCCTGCCGCTTTTTATTATATGGCACTTGCCCGCAAAGAAAATACGTTTAATCAATGGATGAATGCGGGTAACCGCTTTAACGATGCCTCTAAAATGTCGGCAGATACAGCCGCGGCGCCTACTTTTGTAAGCAACGCTGTTGAGGCATTTCAAAATGCTACTAAACTTAACCCTGCCAGCCTTGATGCTAAAACAGGTTTAGGTGTAGCTTATGTTAATGGCGGTGCCGGCCCAATGCAAGGTATAGCGTTATTGCGCGAGGTGGTTGAAAAAGATCCTAACAACGTTGCGGCTAACATGAATCTTGGTCTGTTCTCCATGAAATCTGGCCAGTATGACAAAGCTGTACAGCGTTTTAAAACGCTTATAGCTATTAAGCCCGACTTTGAAGCTTATTTCTATTTAGCTGAAAGCTACAAGCAAATAGGCAAAAAACAAGAAGCTATTGCGGCTTACCAAAAATGCAAGGAATTAATGCCTGATCCAACATTTACTCAGCGCATTGACCAGTATATAAAGGAATTACAAAATTAA
- a CDS encoding HU family DNA-binding protein has product MTKAEIITEISSKTGIEKVDVQETVEAFFKVVKNSMVSGENVYVRGFGSFVIKKRAKKTARNISKNTAIIIPEHFVPSFKPAKTFVEKVKTGNKASK; this is encoded by the coding sequence ATGACTAAAGCAGAAATTATTACCGAGATCTCATCTAAAACAGGTATAGAAAAAGTTGACGTTCAGGAAACAGTTGAGGCGTTTTTCAAAGTAGTGAAAAACTCTATGGTAAGCGGTGAGAACGTGTATGTTAGAGGATTCGGTAGTTTTGTTATTAAGAAAAGAGCTAAGAAAACAGCTCGTAACATTTCAAAAAATACTGCAATTATTATCCCTGAGCACTTTGTACCAAGCTTTAAGCCAGCAAAAACTTTTGTTGAGAAAGTAAAAACCGGTAACAAAGCTTCTAAATAA